In one Umezawaea sp. Da 62-37 genomic region, the following are encoded:
- a CDS encoding MarR family winged helix-turn-helix transcriptional regulator: MDAWRNNGPHNLSPLQADIIAFLAEEAVPRRQSDIVAALASTPPTVSDAVKALRAKELLEGVRDPKDARAIIVRLTPAGVAEAHRLGDVSQVMSEAFSALSEEDLAAMLRGTAAVMRGLQDRHAIPVSRMCLTCRFFEPDAHPEDAAHPHHCGFVDAPFGDAQLRITCPDHQNRD; this comes from the coding sequence ATGGACGCGTGGCGCAACAACGGGCCGCACAACCTTTCACCTCTGCAGGCCGACATCATCGCCTTCCTCGCCGAGGAAGCCGTTCCACGCAGGCAAAGTGACATCGTGGCAGCGCTCGCGTCCACCCCGCCCACCGTTTCCGACGCGGTGAAGGCGTTGCGCGCCAAGGAACTCCTGGAAGGCGTCCGCGACCCGAAGGACGCCAGGGCGATCATCGTGCGCCTGACGCCCGCGGGGGTGGCGGAGGCTCATCGACTGGGTGATGTGTCGCAGGTGATGAGCGAGGCGTTCTCGGCCTTGTCCGAGGAAGACCTCGCCGCGATGCTCCGCGGAACCGCCGCGGTCATGAGGGGATTGCAGGACCGCCACGCGATTCCCGTGTCCCGCATGTGCCTGACCTGTCGGTTCTTCGAGCCGGACGCCCATCCGGAGGACGCGGCTCATCCCCACCACTGCGGATTCGTCGACGCGCCCTTCGGTGACGCGCAGTTGCGGATCACCTGCCCGGATCACCAGAACCGGGACTAG
- a CDS encoding DUF402 domain-containing protein, translating to MDVVEVLVSVRKYDGSSHWHYSTVRLGEDEHGVWLGVRAGTVYGKGTEQAVYSTREPRVVLIPREAWWTALFQAAPARLDVYCDVTTQPRWPHPGEVTMIDLDLDVCRTRDGGIVFINDEDEFAVHQARYSYPADVIARATASADWLRTALTADVEPFVGTYRFWLAKVA from the coding sequence GTGGATGTTGTTGAAGTGCTGGTCTCCGTCCGCAAGTACGACGGCAGTTCGCACTGGCATTATTCGACGGTCCGGCTGGGCGAGGACGAACACGGGGTCTGGCTCGGCGTACGAGCGGGCACCGTCTACGGCAAAGGTACCGAGCAGGCCGTCTACTCCACTCGGGAACCACGGGTCGTGCTCATCCCCCGTGAGGCCTGGTGGACCGCGCTGTTCCAGGCGGCACCCGCGCGGCTGGACGTCTACTGCGATGTGACCACCCAGCCCCGATGGCCGCACCCAGGCGAAGTCACCATGATCGATCTCGATCTGGACGTCTGCCGTACCCGTGACGGAGGGATCGTCTTCATCAACGACGAGGACGAGTTCGCCGTGCACCAAGCCCGTTATTCCTACCCCGCCGACGTCATCGCGCGAGCCACCGCGTCAGCCGACTGGTTGCGGACCGCGCTCACGGCCGATGTGGAGCCGTTCGTGGGCACCTACCGCTTCTGGCTCGCCAAGGTCGCTTAA